The following are from one region of the Leptospira andrefontaineae genome:
- a CDS encoding SulP family inorganic anion transporter codes for MNLKTKQFLSNLPYDLSSSIAVFLVAIPLCLGIAHASGAPLFSGIISGFIGGIVVGTFSKSALSVSGPTASLTAIVLSGIKDLGNFEAFLLALLIAGMIQTLLGILRTGALSAYLPSATVVGMSVAIGLLLVIKQLPHLIGYDVEEFGVEEFDITKEDVNESYHDPHEAKETNSLMLLVHAFRNLQSNVLVIGIISLLSFWVWDRYFAKKFKYVPASLVAIILGTGTNLLLGHLLPGGALSQDHLVTLPIFKNPSELFAHLDFPNFSYWDQASVWTLALTIAFASSLESLLSVEVVDKLDEENRKTPMSQELIAQGIGNMACGLAGGIPITSVVVRGTVNASSGAKTKFSAIFHGAWIGISVLLFPKFMNTIPLASLAAILIFTGLKLAKPAMFKLMFQKGYSQFLPFLVTVVVTFFTNVLIGTFCGILVALVFVLYEDHRTAIYREERHGKFRRIVLGENLGFFHKAKIKAILESQPSGITLEIDGTRTLHMDQDIKELIHEFRNNAHRKGITVILGGIPNMENDIESLKKEMSESYQKLLRNNQEWVEERTAEDPEFFSRHAEGQAPQTLFIGCSDSRVPVNVITKTNPGEIFVTRNIANVVSVDDMSLFSVVQYAIDALNVKHIIVCGHIGCGGVRAALQGKAAGLIDNWITHIKDVYLKHREELDALPEDKREERLIHLNVAEQVVNLYKTGMIQNALEKYGFPEIHGWVYDIRNGQISEVDYKDILSKELGGLYGYPK; via the coding sequence ATGAATTTAAAAACAAAACAATTTCTTTCCAATCTTCCTTACGATCTTTCCTCGAGCATCGCAGTCTTTTTAGTGGCTATTCCTCTTTGTTTGGGGATTGCTCATGCGTCTGGTGCGCCTTTATTTTCCGGGATTATCTCCGGTTTTATAGGCGGGATAGTAGTAGGAACCTTCAGTAAATCCGCCTTAAGTGTTTCAGGGCCCACCGCAAGTTTGACTGCGATTGTTCTTTCAGGTATCAAAGACCTGGGGAATTTCGAAGCATTTCTTCTCGCACTTCTAATTGCGGGAATGATCCAAACTTTGCTTGGGATCTTGAGAACTGGTGCATTATCCGCTTATCTTCCTTCTGCGACAGTAGTCGGAATGTCCGTCGCGATCGGTTTACTTTTAGTTATCAAACAATTACCTCACTTGATCGGTTACGACGTAGAGGAATTCGGGGTAGAAGAATTCGATATCACCAAAGAAGATGTGAACGAATCCTATCATGATCCGCATGAAGCGAAAGAGACCAACTCTCTCATGCTGCTTGTTCATGCCTTTCGGAATTTACAAAGTAATGTTTTAGTAATTGGTATTATTTCCCTTCTATCCTTCTGGGTTTGGGATAGATACTTTGCTAAAAAATTCAAATATGTTCCGGCGTCTTTAGTGGCGATCATCCTAGGAACGGGAACGAATTTACTTTTAGGTCATCTTCTACCTGGAGGCGCTTTATCTCAGGATCACTTAGTTACTCTTCCTATTTTTAAAAATCCTTCTGAACTATTTGCTCATTTGGATTTTCCAAACTTCTCCTATTGGGATCAGGCCTCTGTGTGGACCTTGGCATTGACGATCGCCTTTGCTTCTTCTTTAGAATCCTTACTCTCTGTAGAAGTGGTGGATAAACTGGACGAAGAGAATCGTAAAACTCCAATGTCCCAGGAATTGATCGCGCAAGGTATAGGAAACATGGCCTGTGGACTCGCAGGTGGGATCCCGATCACAAGTGTGGTCGTAAGAGGAACAGTAAACGCTTCTTCCGGTGCGAAGACCAAATTTTCTGCCATCTTTCATGGGGCATGGATAGGGATCAGTGTATTACTTTTTCCCAAATTTATGAATACCATTCCTTTAGCATCTCTTGCTGCGATTTTGATTTTTACAGGCCTTAAACTCGCAAAACCTGCGATGTTCAAGTTGATGTTTCAAAAGGGATATTCCCAGTTTCTTCCGTTCTTGGTCACTGTGGTCGTTACATTCTTCACTAATGTACTGATCGGAACATTCTGCGGTATCTTGGTAGCCTTGGTTTTTGTTCTATATGAAGATCATAGGACTGCGATCTATAGAGAAGAGCGTCATGGTAAGTTTAGAAGGATCGTTTTAGGGGAAAACCTAGGCTTCTTTCATAAGGCAAAGATCAAGGCGATCTTAGAAAGCCAGCCTTCCGGGATCACCTTGGAGATAGACGGAACTAGAACTCTTCATATGGATCAGGATATTAAAGAACTAATCCACGAATTTAGAAATAATGCCCACCGTAAGGGGATTACGGTGATCCTAGGAGGGATACCGAATATGGAAAATGATATCGAATCCTTGAAAAAAGAAATGAGCGAGTCTTATCAAAAATTATTAAGAAACAACCAAGAATGGGTGGAAGAGAGGACTGCAGAAGATCCTGAATTTTTCTCTCGCCATGCTGAAGGCCAAGCACCACAGACATTGTTCATCGGGTGCAGCGACTCCAGGGTTCCCGTAAATGTGATCACTAAGACAAATCCTGGGGAAATTTTCGTAACCAGAAATATTGCAAATGTGGTTTCTGTGGATGATATGTCCCTGTTTAGTGTGGTTCAATATGCGATAGATGCATTGAACGTAAAACATATCATTGTTTGCGGCCATATCGGTTGTGGGGGAGTCAGGGCCGCTCTGCAAGGAAAGGCCGCAGGCCTCATAGACAATTGGATCACTCATATTAAGGATGTGTATTTAAAACATAGAGAAGAATTAGATGCTCTTCCTGAAGATAAAAGAGAAGAAAGACTGATCCATCTGAACGTTGCGGAGCAGGTAGTGAACTTATATAAGACCGGGATGATACAGAATGCTTTGGAGAAATATGGATTTCCTGAGATACATGGTTGGGTTTACGATATCCGAAACGGACAGATCAGCGAGGTGGATTATAAGGACATTCTTTCCAAGGAGCTCGGAGGATTGTACGGTTATCCTAAATAG